In Calonectris borealis chromosome 8, bCalBor7.hap1.2, whole genome shotgun sequence, the genomic stretch CATCGTAGAGAAAAGATTCTGACATGCCTTCCCCACTAATGCTTAGCAAATGCATCAAAACTTTCCCAGCAAACTGCGCTCATTCATAGCAGATGATGTATAAAGGTTTCCCTGAACATTGAATGAGTGTTCCTTTAAACTAAAATCTAACATTGTTAAAGTAAAAAACTGATAAAATTATGATGCAGCCTTTGCTTTAGTTATTTGTCTACTACAAAAGTTTGCCTCTTCAGTGTGAAAAAACAATACTTAGTCTACATGCAGTTAGTGGGTATAGCatggaaaaaatgcacaaaataagCACAAGTTATAAATAACCATAACGTTTTATTACCATTAAGACTAAACTTGTATTGAAAAGATTTTATATAACAAGACAAGAAAAGCAATAGCAAATTTAACTATCAACTAGATTATGCATAGCGAGTAACTGTTTCTAGTACTCAGGGAAGAGCATgacccttttttgttttaaatatataaccGTACAAAGCACAAACATACTAAAATGATCAGTGCACTGGACATGGGAGAGCACCCCCTCAGTCATTTTGTTCCCTTAGCTCTGTTTTCCCCAATCtgaattacattaaaataaagacccagttgttttcttttctactgtgcagtaagaaaaaatattcacaacaAACATGACAATATATCAAACAATATTTCTACACAAGTTACCTTGATACCTCTGTCACTTAAGTAtcataagaaaacattttaagacaTATACAAACAAAACTAGCAAAGTGTTACAACTTATAATAaattaaccaaaagaaaaaataactttatatatatatatatttatattatatatacacatacacacacaacaaAATGACACAATAATATGCTTCTTCCCATAGTTTAAGTAAACAAATAAGTAGACTAGCCAAACTAGCTATATTTGATTTTGGCCATATGCATCACATCGGCAATTAAATAAATAAGTGTTTCAAGCAACATAAACAGTGTTCCAAATGTGCCAACACAGCCCAATTATATTAGCTTGGGCTATAAAGTGAATTTGAAAATTCTTAACAAatttaaagcaaatgtattttttctaaacaCATTACATTTAACTATGATACTAAGatatgtaaataattttgtaGCACCTACTGCTCAAACCAAGGAAGTTTTTGatcaaaaaattaatttttttaacttttgttctgCTGATATCCCATACTGATGACTTAAAGAAAAACCGTCTTGCAACTCATCTCCTTGCTTTTGGGTTTTGACTGTGGGTAACTGCGTGCCTGGGAAGAACACTCTCCCGtactgtatttaatatttttattacatgctATGAAAAGATACGAAGATCATCTGTTTGTAGCCCATCCTTCAAAAAACAATCTACTAATCCAGTTTAAAACACACATCTTGATCTCTAAAAAGTTACCAGTGCAGTATGAACATGACAAAGTTGTCAATTTCCCCTAAATTAgccagtcaaaatattttttctcaaatcCAGATTCTCTTGtaaaaattctttatattttataaaaatagatttttcttgaAACCCATTTTCAGCAAAGAGACCACCTCTTTGGCAACATTGTTAATGTTATTTAAATTGTTATGTCATCAGGTATCCCCCTTTACCCCATTCCCTAACAGAAGACTGTTTAGTTCAcatgatacaaaagaaaaaaggaaaaataaaaaaagttgcaaaattatgttcttctttttgcaatttttattgTTCCTCTTTAATTTATGTGGGGGGTTTACCAATCTGATTCAatcaatgttttgaaaaaaagaaaagaaaacaaaaatcttttttctcgCTTTTAATCCCATTAGtttgtaaaaattgtttttgttttattattttttcaaatgagtGAATGGTCATCTTAAAAAGACCCACCTTCAAGGAAGGTAGTAAAACTAGCTGGCCGGGTAAAAATCCCTGCACATTGTTATCTATGTATATTATATTCAACAACGACAGCTATGAAAGAACATTCAATGcatcaaaggttttttttttttctaagcattaTAAAATCCTTTCCTGTTCCTCACAGGATATCCAATGTTTTAATACTTAGGCAACACTGGCTTATAAAGTCCATGGTTGAATATAAGCCTTGAagagtttttttttgttttgttttgttcgtatatatatttatatatatatattttagtaagTAAGGATATGAAATTCAGGATTTGTGGGTTTTATTGGTTTTAAAGGAAACTTGCAATACTCTGTCTCCTAAACGGTATCCATTAAGGCTGGCAATCGCCATGGCAGCTTCGTCGTAGTTGGTCATGGTGACAAAGCCAAATCCCTTGCACTTGTTGGTGTTGAAATCACGGATCACCTTGACATTATTGACTGCTCCGAAGGGACCAAACAACTGCCACAGCACGCTCTCATCCGAGTCGGGAGACAAGTTGTAGACGAAGATGCACCATCCAGTCCCAGTGTGACCAGGGATATTCATTCCGACAAGGCTCGTCATACCATCAATTGTGATCGGAGAAAACCTACCAAGTAAAAAGAGGGGTCTATTCTAAATATATCTCTTGGCACAAGCTACATggaacctttaaaataaataagccaATGTTAAACGAAGGTTCTTGATCCTATCCCTGGAAGATGACTACATGGCCACCCCTGGTTTCTAACTCCTACTTATGTGGAAGGGAGCTGTACTAAAAAACCAGACCAAATCCGGGCATAAATGCGTCTCCCTTCAAGGATAAGCCCTACTTAGATGTATACAAagatttaattaaagaaatgctgaagGACAATCTAACTCAAAAAGGGCCTGCGCATGCTGCTATCAATGAGTTAATTTAAAGAGGCCTGTAGAAATTTGCCACTTATTCCCACCACTAAAATAACGTCGTTTCAGGGCAATGGAGATCTCTTGCTTTACTTTTTACTAGTTTGCAGTGAAAAAGACCCCCAAACTTCAAGACTTATTTTAAGGGATTAATACGAAATGTCATCTTCAGGATTCAGCTATAACAGTAGCCTCTTTAGCTAAAAATACTATTAGATTTAGAGACACATCTGTAAGTGGTAGATTTTAATTCTCCTCCTAACGTACTCcttaactggggaaaaaatccagTTAATAAAAAAGTCCTAACACTGGCCAAATATTAAAGAAGATTTATGCAGCAATTGTAGAGTAAGTAAAACAGTGCATAAATATAATTAATGAGCACGTCAATTAATACCTTCATACTGTGAGACTTGATGTCCATGACAGGCTCTTAGGTTCTTCGGATAGTCAACGCAGAGAGACAAGCTCCTAGAAATCTCATCTAGCACCCTAACTTTTCCCCCTGTGTCTTTTGGGACCTGTTTTCTTAACTCAAACGTCTGAATTGGGAAGCTAAAGCCAGGCAGTGTGTTTACGAACACAGAACCACCACAGAATAATACAGGCTGGACAGGATCTATGGAGGTCATCTGACCAACCTCCTGCTCGAAGGCTAACTTCTCAAATTAGATCTGCTGCTCACAGCCTTGTAGAGGAAAGTTTTGGAAGTCTCCAAGGATGGGAACTCCACTGCTGGAGCCCCTGCTGCAGGGCTCCACCATCCCCACCGTGAATGATTTTTCCCTTACACCCTGTTGAATTTCCCCTGTTACAACCTCTTACTGTTGACTCTTGTCCTTTCGCAGTTGACCTCTGAGAAGAGTCAGCTTCATCATCCTTCTAATGCCCCCGGTAGGTAGCTGAAGACAGCAGTCAGGGGCTAAACTCTGCATTTGCCTTTCCTGAATTTCGCCCCGTTCCTCCAGCTTGTCAAGGTCTCCGCAGTGGCAGCCGTGGCCAACAGCACCGTGACTGCCTCTGCTCCCTCACCAATTTAGTGTCACCCATTAATGCAAGGAGGGTGCATCGCAGCCTGTGACTCAGGTTATTAACGAAGATGTTAAGCAGTATCAGCCCTCAGGATCAACATAATTTTCCTTTCatcagtatgaaaaaaaaaagtgacatgctTTCTGAAGCTACACTTTgggatatgttttaaaataacaactgCGCAGAGGAAACGTCTTCATAAAAATCCAGTTTCACATGTACCTTCAATATGATGAGTTTTAATACCAGAACTGAATAATAATTCCTCAGGATTTTTTGAGTGATGACTGAGGGAGCGGAGGGGGGGGACTCAGTGTTGCCGAGTGAGCTCTTGCGCTTTCCAAAACGTCTCCTTTTACACTTGTAATATTTCCACACACATTTAGCAATCTGCGCAATATTATGCAGTGTATATTAAATAACCATAAAAGAAACTACACACTTGATGGCTGCTCACCATTCTGTTGACTCCTGATGGCACTTTATATGTATACTCAAGGAAAAAAGACACTTGGAATATACATCTTAAGCTGAGGAACATCACTGGGGTGTAGCTATGCTATAAATGAGCAGTTCACAAATGCTCACAGCATCGGATCCTCAGACGTACATACAGGCTTGCagacagtttattaaaaatacatagcaaTTTTCTGACTGAACTTCACTTTTGCAAATCCTACTCTCAACATCTTTTAGTTTCTCTCCCGCATACTGAAACTAGTAACATTATCATAATGGTTCAGCACAGCCCTAATCCATGGTATTTCCCCAGCTGCTAGAAACAAAGACAGCTGGACCAGGCCAAATTATACTGCTCCTTCCACCGTATGTGGAATTGTAAATAAGGCGGCCAGGACTGAGAGCTTGCACAAGCCAACAGCTTCAACTTCTTTTGAAATTTGGAAGATGGGACTTTAAACCCATTGCTGACAAGTGGCAACTGTGCTAGTAACACACGTAAGCCAGCAAACGCTCCTCTTCTGCAATATTTAAATTTAACATGAAGTACAACACTAATGTATGCACTACCCTGTAAGCGGCGTTACTGTAAAATCCGTACAATGCAAAGCTGTGCATGTCACACGCTATGTTATAAAGTTTTGCACTTTTAAGGAATGCTGCACTGATGTAAAGGGTTAAAGTTTCATACAGTTCACTGGAGAGCAGCTTCTCCCTGAAAATCTTCAGGAGCTATGCAGCTTTCAACTATTTATGTACCACAAGCACAGGAGCTGCTGTAAATCCAAGAAACTAGTGGACACAAATACAAGATAACCTATTGCAGAAGTAGCTTTGCTACTAGCAAGTGATCTGAAATCAGTGTcaataaaaccttttttccaCATCAGCACATCTCATTTTCCATCAGTACCACATAATTAATGTGGGGGAAGGACGAACctacccccccaaacccaggaaCACTACACTATGGATGTTTCAGAGGCAGTTTCAGCAATTTTTAtcaatacagtattttttgtGTGACCCCATGCCTGTAAATACAGGGTTTGCTAGTGCAAGAACAAGCTTTCAAGATTTGCTGGGAGGAGACAGCAACTAGTTTAAGATGTCTACAAAACGACTTAAAAAACTGTTGTCATTTAGGATTAACATAGCAGACTCTGAATATTAAGAAAGCAGATGCATACCTAAAAAGACAGGTAACTCTTTCCCTATGTGATAGGAAATTAGAATTCAAACCCTCACTAGTTCGGACGAAGCCCTGTTTGTCCTGCACCACACGCCAGTCCAAttccagggaaagcagcagcaaacccagggaaaaCAACTGGAACAAACCCATCCTTCTGACACTGACTTGTAGCTGACAGATACTTGAGGCTGAGAGTTTTGCCATGTTTTTAGCAATGTATCAAGAAACAAATGAGAGGGGAGAACACAGGAGAAGCGGTGTGTGATAAGATCAGGTGGTAAGTTCTGACTCATCGTATCACCATCACCATCAAGGATATCGCGAATGTACCAAAGGTACTAATGAACACCAGCAGTAGTGCTTCTGGGAAGATACACCGCCTCCGTTCTGACTATTACTTTTTTAAGTAGTCTTAAAATTTGTGATTTGTATGATAGCTACTGTGGCAGGACTTAAAACCCATGTTACCGTCTACTACTAGCTAGTGTAAAGATATACTTACCATACCATTTTACAGGGtgagctttaaaaaaagctcaaataattttcaaatgtgGTGAGCAGACCATTTCAGAAGATTAGGAAGTATTTTCTCATCTTAATTGTGGGGGATGGCTGGACATCTTACGGTAACATCAGGAATAAGACTACACCTTTATTTTGCTGTAAGGTTCGCTTGCGCTGATGTGTGCCATTAGAAGAAACACTAACAACACGTCAACTCATTTTAGCTATCAGATCAAACATTGGACATACTCACGAAACAGCATAAATGTTTACAAATCAGCTGAACTTTCACACATGCGTGCACATACACACGAACACACAgagcttttttaaacaaaaaacacatCTCAAGCACCGAGAAAATTTCAAAGTATTAAACCTGTAACAAAAGAAACTTAGGGCTGATTAAGGTGCACACAGCTGTATTTTCAAGTCAAACTTGTGAAGCCAGATGTAGTAGAAAGGTCTTAACTGTGAGATTTAGACAACAGCAGTGTAATTCTGTTTTCAACTGTTAAATTTTCCATTATCAGATCGGAGATTTTCTTAAGAACTTAAGTTAATAGTTCTGATTCTGGAAAAAGTGCTATTTCACAGGACAACTGCAGTTTGAATGCTTGTAGCTGTTGCACCTAAACCATTTGAGAAGCCCACCTGTAAATAAAAAACAGgttgaaaaaacccacagaatttgTGTGTGTGGCCtttaaagtaacaaaaccaaCTGAAGTCCAAACTTAAAAAGAATTTGACATGCTggtggaagaaaagaaggaattaaaaaaaaaataaagttagtgaattaaaaaaaaataaattgtagcACCAATCTGTGCCAACACGGACATCTGGCAATCTGTGGAATTCTAATTACCTCTTTACGCCATAGGCCATATTAAGCAAATTGTCCAGCCTGAAAAGAGAAGGAGGGTCTTTGGGTTAATGTCTCACAGATGGCAAGATCGCTCAATGGAACTATTATTAATAGCGTTCCATTTTCAAAGAAGAAACGTTCAACAAGTTTCCCACACATCTAAGGAGCCTAACAACTCCCAGCCTGCTTTGTTAAGTCTGAGGTTGTGCTTAAATTTCCACCACAGCATTTAAAGTCATTTTTAACTTGTCTACAGTCTTTGAGAAAACCTTAATTTCCAgggtttggttttaaaaaaatccacttctgATTTGTCTTTTTTAGACAGTATTAGTATgaaatttttgcaaataattcaaCTGTTCACCTTGTATTTACAGTTAACTTGGAAATAGTGTGTTACAGTCCAAAACTGCTGGAACTGGAAAAATTCTTGATTCTAACTGCTTTAATATAGTACTTTCTCCCCactatattacatatatttagtATTAATCCTCCATGATATGTCAATCCAAATGACCACCCAAATTTTTCACAATATAATCATCTGCCTTCCATGGGAGCACACTAGAGTTCTGTCCATGGAATGATTCAGTGATAACCTCAATGGACACAGCTGTGTGCCAAAGACACAAAAACAAGCGTAAATTTAATGTATCCgatgactgactttttttttatcatctttaatTCATTAGCACTTTTCACTGAAAAACTAAAATTACTTTTGAATAATTCTCTAAAGCCAGTATGCAACTCAGTTACACGAATCTGTCCCAGTTTTCTTTTGTTGAAGGCAGACTTTTTATTTGAATGCTACGTTGCCTGAAAGTTATCATCAAATATAAAACCAATGAGAACATCATGTATTGCTAACTCTGGCTTACGTATCAGATGGAAACAGTATATTCCCGATACAGAGCATAAAACATCTCCGAAAGTATCTGAAGAATCACACCAAAGACTAATACAAGGTCTCTTTATACTAAGAGCAGATATCTCAGGCTAATAAATTTAATGATACTGCTGCTGACTGGAACAGACTCAGCTTTTTTCCTGCTACCAAACCACTGTCATTAACATCAAAGTCTAAGCTGCATCAAAACTGTAGTAAtatagcagaaaataaaagcattaccaaaaaaatgagaaagaacaggATAGTCACTGCTCATTTGATTATCAGTGTAACTCTATTCTGTCCTTCCTTTTTCTATGAGACTTCACGAGATCTGATTGTACAATACTTCAGCTGTTTTAGTAAATATAACATGACTACTGCTGTCAGCAGCTTTTCCTCCTCATTCTCCaggaaagaatatttaattttacaaaGGAAATCAGGTCAGCCTACGCAACTAAAGTGTGTTTTCCTATGCAGCACCTGCCCCACACTGTTGTCGCTGGTGAAACTTCAGTTCTTTTCCAGGTAATTACCTGAATCTCTGAGCCTGGTGGTGAAGTGGTCCAGGGTAGCGTCTGTTGGGAGACTGATACAGCTGTGAAAGGAGTGCCTGGCTTGTTTTCTGGCTGGGGTTATTGGCAAACTTCACAGTAATTGGTTCTGTAGCACCACTAGGCTTCTGGCCATTTAGTCCCTTTATGGCTTCTTCTGCCTCTATTCTCTTATCAAAACGGATAAATCCCACACCTCGAGAAACCCCTGGGAAGTAAAAACACGTGAACAGATGAATATTTGTAGGAACAGCCTCATCTATGAAACGAACTGAATGTTGGTTTTGACTTCACAGAACACACAGCTTGCAAATTACAGGAAGCGCTATAAAGAAAAATGCCCTTCCCCAGCTGTGTTCTCCAAAATCAGCCCCTACTGTATTTAATATAACGATTTTAAGTAAACAACATTCTGCATTTTGAGATACCTCATTAAAGAGGCAGCAGTTATGCCTCCAAACAGTTACGCTTATGAAGAACCAGGTACTGCGTTTTACACCGAAAGTCATACTGTCCTAAAACTCAACTGCCAGCAATGCCATTTCCAGAAAAACATGCATGTAtcaagaaaagttttcttttaaccTGTGACTTGATCAACCAGAATCCGTGAGGTGATGATGCGCCCATATTGTGAGAATAACTGCTCTAATTCTTTCTGGGTCATTGTTTTCGGAAGGCCGCTGACATACAAGTTCGCATCTCTGATCGATGCTGAACTTGGACGGGCATATGACACCTGcagacagaagaaagagaaaggtgtaTTAGTAAGCTAGAGCCACCCTTT encodes the following:
- the ELAVL4 gene encoding LOW QUALITY PROTEIN: ELAV-like protein 4 (The sequence of the model RefSeq protein was modified relative to this genomic sequence to represent the inferred CDS: substituted 1 base at 1 genomic stop codon): MXIISTMEPQVSNGPTSNTTNGPSSNSRNCPSPMQTGAATDDSKTNLIVNYLPQNMTQEEFRSLFGSIGEIESCKLVRDKITGQSLGYGFVNYIDPKDAEKAINTLNGLRLQTKTIKVSYARPSSASIRDANLYVSGLPKTMTQKELEQLFSQYGRIITSRILVDQVTGVSRGVGFIRFDKRIEAEEAIKGLNGQKPSGATEPITVKFANNPSQKTSQALLSQLYQSPNRRYPGPLHHQAQRFRLDNLLNMAYGVKRFSPITIDGMTSLVGMNIPGHTGTGWCIFVYNLSPDSDESVLWQLFGPFGAVNNVKVIRDFNTNKCKGFGFVTMTNYDEAAMAIASLNGYRLGDRVLQVSFKTNKTHKS